The nucleotide window acccccacaaggacagtgtgaaataaagaagagggagaaacctatgggtcagagctcgaatagtcaattagagaagagaaaaaaaagttgagggaccccgagctcagggatatgacagaggcggatcatcagaacAGAAGCCACTAAGGTCCAGTCATCAAACAACCCGAAGTTCCTATCCTCCTTATTTCTGtaactcttgtggcaaactacatgggggCATTTGTCATAAAGCCACTGGAGCCTGGTACAattatggaaagcttggacattttgctagagattgtaccAGAGCACATCTCTTCTCtccgaagttcacagacagtcggtcagagtcgagatagaaatacacttggtactcctcacaaccataacacagtaaatcaacccgaacatagtagcgcattagttagagcatccactatgtgccaaggagaaagagcaaaagcttcggatgtagctgctggtaagttcttaattttggaagaaaaattagttattatttgatcccagcactacttatttttaagtttgtgttagaattatatgttttattgctattcctttacatgggaataaattttgatgtattagtgactagtcctttaggataaaaactacaataacaagtatgattgacattaattttgaaagaattgtcagctaaaagtattttctaacacaccataaattagaaagctaattgacgagcctacttaatgtaaggcaagagaacctaaaagtaagttagagtaataaaattgctctagataagggcaaagatgttactgttagtaattgttaatggatattgtaatcagaataagttttggatattagtgacttcaaaaaggataaaatgtaggaaagtatgatctattggaatgtatcgtagtaactatgcaatattcttaatgtttgtactgtaagctgcagattacagtactgacttgagattattatgtagacctacgtactactcgatagtacaccaagataagaatagttgccaacggcatctgttttggtatagttatgccaggacaaaattttattattggaaatgagtttggaaatcctacttaggggtttaaaactctaaagttagaatatcgaaaggttatagttataagatagctagagtcatTAACTCAGTTATCTAACCCGAACTATGATACGTCAAGAATTGCTATAAGACTAAAGATTTTGGTTtagtcataaattaaagataaCATTAATAGGGCAAAGTCATTCGGTCTCGTATATGGGGTTATAATTATTTGATATTGTCATGGATTTTTCACCTAAAGTCTAGCGAAAAATAGTATTATATTAATGTAATAGCAGGGCACAAAGAAAATTTTTGTTCCCCTGAAGGAGATAGGATGCTACGGATGATAATTATCCATTATAAAATGATGTTTCAAGGAGTTTATATTAGGAAAATAGGATCAGTAGTATCATGTAGTTGCGATAAAGTATAGGAGCATAATAATGTTTTCTCATGAGAGACTGGGGGATGTAACCAGTGAAATAAATTGtaaaatgatgttctaattaaGACAAGAAAATGTAAAATGCCTCTATGTTGGACTGAGCTTGGTGAAGATAAGTTAATAGGATCAGACTTGGTAAGACAaactaaggagaaagtaaagatcATCAAGGATAGTTTAAAAGTCATCTTAGATAGACAGAAGTTTTATGCAGATTTGGGAAGAAGATGCTCAGATTTGGGAAGAATGATAAGTTAAGCCTTAGGTTTATTAGTCCATACGAGATCATCAAACGTGTGGGTCcgatagcctataggctagcgttacccccagagctggacaagattcacaatgtatttcATGTCTCGATGCTAAGGAGATACAGATTAGATCCTTTACATGTCTTAACGGTGGATACCATTGATatacaacctgatttgacatatgaggaGGAAACAGTAAAGATCTTAGCACGAGAAATCAAGGAACTGAAGAATAAaagaattccattggtgaaactGCTTTGGAGAAACCATAAAGTGGAGGAAGCGACGTGGAAGAGCGAAGAGATTATTAGACAACAACAACCATAGCTATTTgaaccaggtaaattttgagaacgaaatttatattaagaggggaagaattgtaatgccctcatttTAGGTAGTTCTGTACATTCTATTATTCCGGCGACTGACGTCTATTCGGATAActggaatgtctgaaactacccttaaattaaagtgaggagtcataatttaatttaataaatatcaagtaaggttgaaggaaaataaaagaaatggattAAGAATCAGTTAAATATGCACAAGTCCCGGCGATGAGTAACTCCCATAGGAAGTGGCTAAAAATCGGTATTTGGGGTCTATTTATTATTTCAATTCATGTAGGACCTTGTAAAACTCTTAATTaagatataattatgaattactaAGTTAAAGAATGAAAAAAAGTAAAAGTATTCACATAAGTGGCAAACTAAGTGGGTGTGCACTTCCTTCCTTTCACACTTAGGAAGTTGGCCACTAATAGTTAGATGACTAAAGTGAATTAATCAATAAGTTAAGGGGTGAATAAAAGGTTGGAGGACTACCTTGAATAGAttataaagttttgggaaaattttaaaataatagaaaACACTTTATGGACCAATGGGTAAAGGGATAAAGGACCAATGTGTAAAGTGGAGATAAAATTCTACCTTATCTTTTCCTCCCCTTTTGATTGGCCAACACTCATCCATTGTTCCTCTTTTCTCTATTTCTTCAATAGCCCAAATTCTCTCAAATTTGAAGGAAAGAAACCAGACCAAAACCCTAGATCAAATCATTTTTGAAATGCATAAGCAAGGAAGCAAAAAGAACTAGTGATTCAAGCTTGAAGAAGTCTACTTTCCTTGAGGGATTTGGAGGAGATTTGAAAGGAAAGGGAAATAGCTGCTGATTCAcaaccaaggttagtgctataacctTTATTTTTTATCAAGTTTGGATAAGGATATCTCTAGGGATAAGGGGGAAATATAGGATAGTGAGGAAGATAGTTAGTAGGGGTGATGGAACCCTGGTTCTGCCAGCAGGCCTGCAGATCagtcaacttttaaaattcataacttgagcaAGAAAAGTTAGATTTTTGTGATCTTTATGTCTATGAAAACCTTGATGAATGCTCTAAAACTCTGTAGTTTTATGCTAGACTAATTCCCCTACTAAGATAGTGTTTGAAGGAAAAACTTTTTGTTGCTTAAATATAGAAAACTGACCTGATGATTTCTAAAAGCAGGATACACGAAtttgaaaattcataacttgtgATCCAGAACTTGAAATagtgtgattcttgaaccattggaaagataaatgaataccctaaaactttgtagtcATGATCAAAACTTGATTTTGTTGGCTACATGGTGAAATTCTTGCATTTCCTGTTACTGCTCTGGTTGTGACTAGAGTCTGAAATAGTTTGCACATTTTCATTTATTACTTGAGATGTAGACCTAattttgatatgattcaaattgaagattgaaatggACATATGAAAGTTCAATTCTGAAAAAGATGCCATAAAACCCTTATTGCTAGAATTTTTGGTGGAATTTTAACTTTGTTGCCCTGTTTACCTAAATTGACtgaaaatttaattgtgtatGTGTTTATTCTTTTAGGGCAGCCACTTTAGTAAATTAAATTGGTATTGGATGAATGTTTGTTGGCTAGTTCCAATTTCAGGATTTAAAGTACTTTTGAAGGAAAATACAAAGGTATTTTTCGTGGATCCGAAAAACAAAGGAAATTAGTTCATTTTGGCATGTGAATTTTGCACACCAAGTGTTTGATTAAATGCCTAAATGAACTTGTTATTATGTGAGGAAAGTGACCAATTGGCTAAAAAATTGATTATGGCCAATTGGGTAGGAAAAATTTCTAGGTaacgataaaaataaaaataataattaccttATTAAGCCCGGATAAACTTAGACAGTGAATCATAAATTTGGATAGACTGACATGCTAATAGGGGACATCATTAGTAGTACTATATTAATTATGTTACTAGATTGATGAATGTCTATTAGAGGCACCGAGTACCCAGTCGGTGATTCTTTATCCATGGCTTTTAGTGTCAAATTTTATTATAGTTTATGTTGACAGTTATATAGAGGTACCGAGTGCCCATTGTTGGACCGATCAAAGACATCGAGTGTTTAGTATCGGAAGTATATGTTGACAGTTATATAAAGGCACCGAATGCCCATTGTTAAACTGGTCAAAGACATCGAGTATTCAGTACCGGGAGTCTATGTTGACAGTTATATAGAGGCACCAAGTACCCATTGTTAAATCGGTCAGAAACACCGAGTGTTCAGTACTAGGAGTCTCATATCCAGTCCATACAGTTCTGTCATAGATTACTGTGAGTACAAAACAaatattaaaatatgatttaattaagaaaatgtaAAATGTACACAAATATAACGAGAATTATGTTAAACCTTGAACTTTAAAGATTTCATTTAATCATTGTATCATTTAATCGATTCTGTATGTTTGTATTTGGAAATGGTCATGGATTTGATGTTTTGAGTTTCTTTATTTTgaacattattttttaaaatctcttaCAGTATGTATGCAAGttttgcttttattttttttaaattaagagtgcaccactaagctgtaaagCTTAGCGCGTAGGTTTTTCCTCACGCAGGTATAGAAGGTAAGGAGTAGATAGTCAGACAGGAGAGGAGAGAGTGGATCTGCAGGAAAGTCCGAAGTCATCTCATACATGGACTTTGTGGTAGATGCACTACCAACACTAGATGCATTTTGTCACTGATTTTTGTATGCCCATTTGTCATGTATTAAAAACAcatgatgtaaatttattttggatgattgtaaatttaagtataAACATATTTTGTTACATTTATAGATTTATaaacttatatatttaattaaaggaTGTCTAAATATATGTTATGTTAATATTTGTATATGATGAAAGAATGAAGTTGAATACATATATGATGAGAATTGATTGTTAATATTGTTGCAACTGAAAGTTATAAATATTgttattaacaagtagatgttAAATGTTTAGGGAAAACTCTTGTAGTTTTTCCATTTGAAATTTATGatcaaaaataaaaagtaaatattAAGAAAGAAAATATTCTAAGGCAAGTTTAGGTGCTCTGTATATAGAATGTGACATTGCTTTGCTCGATTTCACTGTAGGTTGGGTAGGGGGTGTTACCAGATTGGCCTTCTCATATAGGCAATCGCCTTCATAGCTTTAGTAGTGGATAGGGATGGGATAGTTACAAGCTTGATATTATTTATGTGATAATAATATAAAGAGCTCAAAGCTTATAATGTGAAATGTCGCCTTGGGAAAGAGACAAGGAACTAGGGTCATTGCAAGCTGAGTAATTGCATTGACCATATATGATTTATCTTAAACACTAGATGTGATTTTTGATGTGAAAGAGTAAACAAGTGAACTCAAAGTTAGACATTGGGGTGTCTGAACTATAACCTATATGGTATTTAATAAAGACATACCTCCATGGAAAAAGAGCAAATGCCATAGCATGTGATTCATACCACATGTGCGATTTGTGTCTATCAGGAACACAAGTGTGATCTCTACTTAGTATTGTGTGAGACCCTAAAGATTATAAGTAATCTTTACCTAGTACCCTCTGACTCTAATCAGTTACTCAAGACTTAGTTTAATGATCACTATCTTAGGGTGTTGCCAAAGGACTATGAAAAATTCAATCTAAAGGGGCATTTCTAGAAAAGCGAGTTAAATTAAAGTTAAGAGTATcatgaaaaaagaaaaatcattggAATTGTCACATTAGTCTGTGTTCATAGGTCAACTAATTATGTTTATATTTGTGATATAAACATAATTATGAACTCAGTATATCTGAATGAGATTGAAAGAGATTTGAATATGATAAATGATCTAGGGTCTGCATACTACATCTACTCTAAGCTCCATCATTCGAGATGCTACATTATCCTAACAAGTATATAGCAAACGAACTTTCAAAATATGTACTGGTCACATGATTTATTTGTGAAGCATGAATATTGAAGAATTAAAATAAGAGTTGACCCATCATGTGTGAGAAGGAGATGTTGAAAATATGGATTTGGTCACCTATGTGGGTTAACCCGGATCCATAGTTCTATTTTGtagaatataaatatatattaaaagaaggTAATGAATCTGTGTAACTATAAAGAATTGTATTTATACAAAAAGTTGTATTCATACATGGAGTTGTAtccgtgtgtatatatatatatatatatatatatctatatatatatatatctatacaaAGAGTTGTATCCATTAATCAAAAGTGgtcatattaaatatataaatagctaatctttttaagaaaaagattattgattaaaatagtaataaaagtGTTACTATTTAACATTTATTCTTGAAACTTTTTTAAATGTATTCTCAACCTCAATAATTTAGAGATTTGATATTTTTTAGATTATGAACTAATCTATATagtttatattcatataattatatgatagattaataaaataaatataataaatattttaaaattgtatgaacatatatcaaaatttatatatttaaatttatgcgttaaatttttagaatttttcttcaTAAACTATTTAAACAACGTGtccataaaatacaaaataagcaattaaaaaaaaactgaaaCAAAGGTTAGATATACCTGCAACTGTCCATCTTCGACAGTTGTTTCATATCAGGAATAGACGTGTCATTACATGTACAAGGACATGGAAAATGTATTATCACATAAAGACAAAACTTGTTATGCCCTTTTAAGGAAGGATGTGACCATAAAACAAAGcttgaaagaaattaaaaacttatttattattaaataatattataattattatgtatattttatataaaacacCCACACATAAACAGGTATCTGGTAGGCGTTCATACCGAATACGAACTCTTTGAATGTTGCCATTAGATTTCTTATTAGTGATGCTCTCCACCAGCGGCTTTCGAACTTCAATTTCAACTTTGAGCCTCATGTATGTTCCAACCGATACACCCACATCAGCAGCAGAATCAATAGCAATTAACCAATGGAAAATTTTGCCAATTTGCTGGGCATTCTCCTTCGTCATTTGATTCAAGGGCTGGCCATGGATCTGGATGCAAAATTGACACACTGTAAAATCAATCTTTTCCACCTTAAGTTCTGGATCCCAGTTTCTCAAAATCAATAATTGATTACTAATAGCCCACGgtgctccttcaacaactctttgtTTATCATGCTCATGGACAAAAGTGAACAAGAAAGTATTGGGAGTTTCTGTGATGGACTTAATGTAACAAGGAAAAGCAAGATTCCATATTCGCCAAAGCCCATTTCGAAGATGAGATGCGGGGAGAAGTTTCTTAGAGACAAGGCGTCCCACCAAAATAAGATAGAAACTAATGCAGCTGTGGGTAttatagtaataaaaaaaaataatatttgttatatttttattttaattaattataaataattttcaatttaataaattatatgaaaatataaaaataatattttatattttaattttaattaattttgtagaattatatgaaattttaaaaataatattttctcatttttatttttaattaatttttttattatatatatatatatatatatatatatatatatatatatatatatttttacatGATACCAACATTTTTAAGTGTTCGCATCCCTGAAAGTGAGATTCTATGCAGAGTAacagtttttctttttttttttttattgcttaTACAGACAATTTTACAAGAGACTTATGCACAAATTGTTTCCCAAATTccttaacttgagaatttatttatttttatttatttatttttttttacaaacaGCAGGATGTGTTAATTTAGGGGCGTTTGATTTACATGCCCACACATAATTGAATTCCCATTCCATGTAGCACTGCTTTTTATATAATTTCTTCGTTAGCTTCCACTCATCTCTtactcactctccctctccctctccctctctctctttcaCACACTCATACGGCAGAGGAAACAGGGCCCAAATGGGAAGGGAAGACCTCATTGGAGCTGAAAGGCGCGACAGCAGACCAAGCATTGCCTTTCTTTGAGGACTTCTGCAATATTCATAAGTGGTTTCCAAATCTTGAAACTGGTTACCAAGTCGAGGGTGAGCTAGGCAAGCCTGGCCTCATCCGCTACTGCGCTTTCAAGCCACAAGCATCCTCCGACAGCACAGGTGGGAACATCATCAATTGGGCCAAAGAGAAACTCATCATGATAAATACTGTTGAACGGTTTCTAAGCTACGGGATCATTGAAAATAACATGGGATATAATTCGTATACGGCCACATTCGAAGTATTGCCAATCAGTGGAGACGGAGCAGGAGATCAAAAGAGGTGTAAGATCGAATGGTCATTTGTTTGTGATCCGATTGAAGGGTGGAAATTGCAGGATGCCAATTCCTTTAGGAACTCTACCCTCCAGCTTACGGCCAACAAAATTGAGCAAGCACTCTGTGTCTCTACCTGAAATTTGTCTCTTGTCCACAATAATCTTGTATTGTGATAAACTTACTAGAGTCCGTCAAATTTCCATCCAAATCAactgtaaaataaataaataaataaagtaatgCAAAAGCTTATCCTCCAATATCAGTGCCTGAATACGCCCGATTCACTCGCAGACCTCAATCAGGACACACAAATATATTATCCATAATTCAGAACACacctaatgaaaaaaaaaaatttatgtataTAGCGGTTTTATATTATAAGGAAACTATAAAATTTAACAATCCCATTGTCAAGTTTCTGTAGAAACTTATCTCTCAACATGAATCCAGAGAGATTAAAGGTTTATCTAATGGCCTGTTTGATCGGACCCTTACAAGCACTCTATACGCCGATGGATCAAAGTACTTGGCCAGAAGTGCTGCAGGATCCCCAATTATCAGTGACAAATATATGAATTTTACCTAATCTCATAAATGTTTTAATAAAATACCCTTACTTTCCCTTTGTGGATTCATGCTTGTGTGACAGTTAAGAGTAGCAGACATGAATTGGATTTACTTAGCCTTAAAAATAAAGACTTCTTCTCATTTAGCCTAAAAATTTAAATGGTGAATTTCTCTGAAGTCTCTAGGCAAGAACAGAAGTTCTGAGTGCTACTTTCACAAACTTATAATCAATAATCATCACAAACTTTCTTGGAATCTCTACTAGAAGGATTGAACAGCAAGAATGTATCTAGCACAGGAGGAAGGCATAACAAGCCATTCAAGAACCGAAGAACGTGACTTGGTCTTTTAATACTATAATCAGAGTCTGATATATTGGGCCAACTTTATATTGCTGCTAACATTCATTGTTGCAATTGGTTTGGGTGAAACAGTGCTCTCCACATACACCCTGTCCCTCCCATAAATCTTTCAGGAACTCGACAATTAGAAGTTTAATCTTCTTCTCAAAACACAGTGCTGTCAAACTTATATAGAGGGAATTAGGATTAGCTTATAAGTCATTCAAACCTATTTATAAGTAAAAAGTCATAagtaaattactatttattttagcttataagttaaaaaattttttaataagtttGAAGTCATAAACAATGTCACTTATTTTACTTTAAAACTACTCTTCGACTAAGTAAAAGATTATATTATTctaataacttttaaaaatatcaacACTGTCctcattttaataattaaaacatTCAATTAcatattttttcattttaagaaattaaattacttttaaatacATTTTAATTAAACACTTAAACTAtttaagatttaattttaaataattttaccaAATAATTAACTACTACTTTTTAAAtcgacttataaattaaaaaataaattttaaatcaaaagtTAAAAGTAAGTAGTCAAACTAAACACTCAAATTATTTTGTGTTTGAGGGATTGCTTTTAAATGATTTTAAATAGTTCCATGTGTGAggataaaaatgaattttaaaagttttatttCTCCTTTCACCTGTTttaagagtttggataagtaaagAAGTGATGGATTTTGGATAGAAATACTTAGGAATTGTTTTGTATGAGATTAACATAGGTAATTATCTTATAACTTTTAATtctcattattattatttgtttatttaaaGAGACTAAgttaaattttaacttaattaatatttatactttTTTAAACAGTAAAATATTAATCTCGGGACTAAGTTAACAGTTATTTTATTTAGTGGTTAAAATTTATTGGGATAATATTTAtctcttgattttttaattttctatcaaATACATCCTTAATAAAGAAAAATGAGATGTATTAATTTGTTTCTCAAAATAAAGGTATAGCGAATAAATAATGAAAATATCACCCAAATTTTGACATGATAAAAGAAATCCAAATAAATAAGATGCCTTCCGTTTGAAAAGAATTTTGACATGCAAGATTCCCATTTCCTTTTCAATGCACATGATTGTTTTTCTATAATATCTATATAAACTTGGTGgcacaaatttaataaaaattaatttttgatatatttaatttaaattttattattttactgctttattaaattttttgaacacttatttatataatttaattattaaaatttataactttaatactttatttttaatttttgtatatCTAACTTAgatttttaatttcctatcacttttttaatctattttcttttaaaaccaaattaattaacatatataatttaaatatatcatcACTCACAAATATAAtcgaatgaaaaaaaaattaaaaaaaatatgacaACATTATCATGATAATCAGCAGAGAAATAATAGtgaaaatattcaaatttaattgaaaaaatatagttacatttttttattaattttatatataatcataatattaagctaaataaatttttattttaaatgataaCAACAATTATGATAATTGAATGATAATCAATATTATGAAAAAAGTTATTttgctttattaattaattatataaattacaaTATGTATTAATTTTAAGAATGTGAGTATTACATAAAGGAAACAATTTTACAAAACTAAATAGAGTGATTCTGGAGTGATAtcttaaatataacttaaatgatttaaagaaaaaataacattaaaaaatatatttttataatttacccataaaaagaattaaataaggaTTAATTTACGTATATTACTATTCatcataatatatattaattttaaatataacttaaatcaTTAAaagattattaatataataacattaaagaaaaaaaattaaaaataaataattaacgaGTTAAACTCTCCTTAAGAAGTGTCACATGATAGCTTCAAGAGAAAATTTgaattactttatatatatagatagatGATATACGAAGAGTGTAAcatgctgatttttttttttacatataaatatttttaacttaaGTATTATTTTACTAATATATTAATgtgttaaattaatatttttatttttcttcaaatgttgattttaaagaaattatttaCATATACTATCATTAtattaagtaaaattaaaatttgattcaaTGAAATTTTAGCAGATGAAATTGTTAAATTTAGttcattaaaataatttagagttaattaaatttttattattacattattattattatgaaaattattatttgatatatgcattattaattaattatatatttatttttgtatttttggaCCTCATTACAAGAGTCTAAAAATTTTGAGGATTTAAgagaaattaaaagtaaaaagaaaaaaagaatctGGACAACCCTACGTCCAGGTTCATGGACCCAAACCCCCTCCCAATAgccagctctctctctctcttccctacCCCCTCACATTGTTCCATCTCCCCCCACCTTTCTATTCAGTAAC belongs to Hevea brasiliensis isolate MT/VB/25A 57/8 chromosome 4, ASM3005281v1, whole genome shotgun sequence and includes:
- the LOC110647765 gene encoding lachrymatory-factor synthase-like, with protein sequence IPIPCSTAFYIISSLASTHLLLTLPLPLPLSLSHTHTAEETGPKWEGKTSLELKGATADQALPFFEDFCNIHKWFPNLETGYQVEGELGKPGLIRYCAFKPQASSDSTGGNIINWAKEKLIMINTVERFLSYGIIENNMGYNSYTATFEVLPISGDGAGDQKRCKIEWSFVCDPIEGWKLQDANSFRNSTLQLTANKIEQALCVST